A single window of Liolophura sinensis isolate JHLJ2023 chromosome 6, CUHK_Ljap_v2, whole genome shotgun sequence DNA harbors:
- the LOC135469032 gene encoding uncharacterized protein LOC135469032, whose product MFGSSGLLYVCMVALVTSSGTRAEPAPSFETIDNLFDVEDRVKVHSIKDPVPVYRKDLEDDYVAYWQFTVNGDEQLIVSAGPHTGDYKLVFQGKLPTMTSILDHIAWEGGQQCNRYYMLSPDVTLMCEDGNGRVIATTRDSYIKHQPKHSNDTSLRYRYIEKNCHKVKQDWTERAKEVGEDGVWDEMSFIPKEAIHQTDEDDLEADGLFILHRGQTVKIPFTGKERVKLFSPDHSEHRLCELFNICTADKRGNVDTTIAQKNSYNISYIPLTVPESMHGKDVRFSVRVYTSLGLVIKRFYIDLNTRSKRQTYTPWVEVSIGHESIFPDYRQFKIESGCAVGCGPVAWAMIFAYFDRRSHLQAAVYGSGSQNLFRCGADGTAGAASCVAPISNNNQVEEYLKVLRGILRTFCIRGEGATLQRRMDDVEGFFKARQSSGSPDVISHRVPLIGFFGVYNSRVRSKGLAALRAGWPIIPGIRVGGLFSQHYPVATKYRSRVKTQRRCFFWKCWNKRTTEYEMYLHMGWGGNQNGWRSAKMFFVTYAKY is encoded by the exons ATCCTGTCCCAGTGTATAGGAAAGATCTTGAGGATGACTACGTGGCTTATTGGCAGTTTACAGTGAATGGTGACGAGCAGCTTATTGTCTCGGCTGGCCCTCACACAG GAGACTACAAACTGGTTTTCCAGGGTAAATTACCCACCATGACGAGCATACTTGATCACATCGCCTGGGAAGGTGGTCAGCAATGTAACAGATACTACATGCTGTCTCCTGACGTCACCTTAATGTGCGAGGATGGAAATGGTCGAGTGATAGCAACAACCAGAGATTCCTACATTAAACATCAG cCAAAACATTCGAACGACACGTCTTTGCGGTACAGATATATCGAGAAGAATTGTCATAAGGTAAAACAGGACTGGACTGAGAGAGCAAAGGAAGTGGGAGAAGACGGGGTTTGGGACGAAATGAGCTTCATACCTAAGGAGGCAATACATCAAACTGATGAAGACGACTTGGAAGCTGACGGACTCTTCATCCTTCATCGCGGACAGACAGTTAAAATTCCATTCACAGGTAAAGAAAGAGTTAAGCTTTTCAGTCCAGACCACAGTGAGCACAGACTTTGTGAACTCTTCAATATCTGTACAGCTGACAAAAGAGGGAACGTGGACACGACTATCGCTCAAAAGAACTCTTATAACATATCCTATATCCCATTAACCGTCCCTGAATCCATGCATGGGAAAGACGTTCGGTTTAGTGTCCGTGTGTACACAAGTCTAGGCTTGGTGATCAAGCGGTTTTATATCGACCTTAACACTCGATCAAAACGACAAACATACACTCCTTGGGTGGAGGTTAGTATTGGACACGAATCCATTTTCCCAGACTATCGTCAATTCAAAATCGAATCTGGTTGTGCGGTGGGCTGCGGACCTGTAGCATGGGCAATGATATTCGCCTACTTCGACAGGCGTTCTCATCTGCAGGCGGCTGTGTACGGAAGCGGAAGCCAGAATCTCTTCCGGTGCGGCGCAGACGGTACGGCCGGAGCAGCTTCGTGTGTGGCCCCGATTTCAAACAACAACCAGGTGGAGGAGTACCTTAAGGTATTGCGAGGCATCTTGAGGACCTTCTGTATAAGAGGAGAGGGAGCAACCCTTCAACGCCGCATGGACGACGTGGAGGGGTTTTTTAAGGCACGTCAATCCTCTGGATCCCCAGATGTAATTTCTCACAGAGTTCCCCTGATAGGCTTCTTTGGGGTTTACAATTCCAGGGTTAGGAGCAAAGGACTAGCTGCGCTGCGAGCTGGTTGGCCAATCATACCGGGCATTCGTGTGGGCGGCCTTTTCTCTCAACACTACCCTGTGGCCACGAAGTACAGATCGCGAGTAAAAACACAGAGGAGGTGCTTTTTCTGGAAATGCTGGAACAAACGGACGACCGAGTACGAGATGTATCTTCATATGGGCTGGGGGGGCAATCAAAACGGTTGGCGTTCTGCTAAGATGTTTTTTGTTACCTATGCAAAGTATTAA